The DNA region cataaataaaaaataatttttaaatttaaaaaataataatttatcgtGAGGGACATAGACATTTGGCTTATTTACAATAGAAGTATTGTTTTTATGTAAAATCGGAATTCATGAAAGAGAGGTGAAGTGACgtaattaaaaagatataaacatgaaatataatttattttatttattcaatcatGTTATAAAACATTGATCTATACCAATGAATTTTATCCGAAAAATTACCTTGCTGGTAACTTTTGCACGGTAGTTTGGTTGGATACTGAATTCCCTCTGGATTCGACTGAACACTTGAATGGATTTTCACCACACAATTCACCTTGTCTTTGCGTTACTACACCTCACCCCGGTCAACACAAAACACTATCCACCTAAACTATCACACGCTGCCACCTATCCATTGGGTGCCACTCGCCCGAGCTAACCCTACTTCACTCAACCAACTCACTAATACACGCCGGCTTTTTCACGATTAAATCGCCCATCTCCTTTCCTCGAAACCACCCACTCTGATTTTTCACTTGCGTAAACTAAAATTCAGCTCAAATTCACTCCAAATAAATCCCAAACCCAAATGCACTCTAAATGAACTCCCTCGCCTATCTCTCATCTTAACGCCACTATCTCCATATCTTCATCTGCATCTTcacaattaataattatttgttctcTCAACCCACTCAATGTTATGACAGACTACCGGTTGCCTCCCGCCGTCAATCTCTGGACCGACGATAACGGTTCCGTTATGGAAGCTTTCATGACCTCTGATTTAACCGGTCTTTGGCCTCCTTCTCAATCTTCTGCATCCACACCTACCCCTTCCAAAACTCATCTCCCTTCGTCTTCACAGCCCTTCAATCAAGACACCCTCCAGCAACGCCTTCAGCAATTGATCGAAGGCGCTCGGGAGAGCTGGACGTATGCCATCTTTTGGCAATCCTCTTGCGATTACTCCGGCGCCTCTCTTTTGGGCTGGGGTGATGGCTACTATAAAGGCGAAGGGGAAAAAGGCAAAGCCAAAATCAAAGCTTCATCCGCTGTTGAACAGGAGCACCGTAAAAAGGTGCTCCGCGAGCTCAACTCCTTGATTTCGGGATCAACGGCCACCACCGACGATTCCGTTGATGAAGAAGTTACCGATACGGAATGGTTCTTTTTGATTTCTATGACTCAATCGTTTTTCGTTAATGGAGGCGGGCTACCCGGCCAAGCGTTTTTCAGCGGCAGCCCGGTTTGGGTTTGCGGGCCGGAACGGCTTTTGAATTCGGGCTGCGAACGGGCCAGACAAGGACAGATGTTCGGGTTACAGACGATGGTTTGTATACCCTTAGCAAATGGGGTTGTTGAACTGGGTTCCACTGAGGTGATTGTGCAGAACTCGGATCTGATGAACAAGGTTcgatttttgtttaattttaatggtaTGGATATGGTTTCTTGGCCCTCTTCCTGCCAAATCCAGATCAAGGTGAGAATGATCCTTCGTCCTGGATTAATGATCCCACGTCCACTGTGTTTGATATCAAAGACTCTGCCGGAGTAGGAGCACCGGCGATTGGTTCCGGGTCGGGTTCTGTTGCTAATAATAACCCGCAGATTTCCAAGGGAATTCAGTTTGAGAATCCTACTTCAACTTCTTTAACTGAAAGCCCAAGTGGAATTTCTTTACAGCAACAGCAAATTCAGCAGTCGCAGACGTTTTTCTCAAAAGAACTGAATTTCTCTGAATATGCATATGATAACAGAAATGGGAATTCTCATTTGTTGAAGCCGGAATCAGGGGAGATATTGAACTTTTCTGAGAGTAAGAGAAGTGGGAATAATTTGTTTTCGAATAATTCTCATTTCGGAGCAGAGGACagtaataagaagaaaagatcACCTACCTCCCTAGGGAGTAACGACGAAGGGATGCTTTCGTTTACTTCTGGTGTGATTTTGCCTTCTTCGGGAGTTGTAAAATCGAGTGGTGGCGGAGGCGATTCTGATCATTCTGATCTTGAGGCTTCTGTTGTTAAGGAGGTAGATAGTAGTAGGATTGTGGAACCTGAAAAGAAGCCGAGAAAACGGGGGAGAAAGCCTGCAAATGGAAGAGAAGAGCCACTGAATCATGTGGAAGCTGAGCGTCAAAGAAGAGAGAAGCTCAATCAGAGGTTCTATGCTTTGAGAGCTGTTGTACCTAATGTTTCAAAGATGGATAAAGCTTCACTTCTTGGTGATGCAATTTCTTATATTAATGAACTTAAAAACAAGCTTCAAAATGCTGAGGCTGATAAAGAGGATCTCCAAAACCAATTGGAATCAATGAAGAGAGAGTTTGGTGGGGGTAAAGAATCTCGTCCAGGTCCTACAACATCTGATCAAGACCTCAAAATGTCAAATCATGCAAGTAAATTGATTGATATGGATATTGAAGTGAGGATTATTGGATTGGACGCTATGATCAGGATTCAATCAAGTAAAAAGAACCACCCTGCAGCTAAGCTAATGGCAGCCTTGAAAGAGTTGGACTTGGAGGTGCATCACGCCAGTATGTCAGTAGTGAATGAATTGATGATCCAACAAGCCACAGTGAAGATTGGAAGTCGGTTTTACTCACAAGAGCAGCTCAAGAACATCCTAGCAGCCAAAGTTGGCGATAATCGATAAGGTTTGGTCAAAGATGGCGCCAGTAGAACTTCACATGATTCCATTGTTGTTAATGTTGTAGGGCTCTGGGACATTTTAAGGCTTCCCGGTAGCGCATCGCAGGCTCTGTAATATATAGTATATTTTGTTGTTCTACCTGTTGTTAAGTAGCTTTTTGTATAAATCTAGTTTGCAGGTGCAGATGATTTGAATTATCTAGGAGCTGAACTATTGAGTATTAGGCTTGTGTTTTAAGGATGATCATTATTTGGCTCTTGTTACCAATTGAATAGAGCTCTTTTTCGTGTTGAATCTTAGTATGTATAGTTctaaatttgaatctaattaaataatttctgtTCTATTCGCTGCATGTAGAATCAGTCATCTTTGAGTAGAAGGAATCAAGAAAAGCTTTCTGGGGTGATTGGAAAATAGTAAACTGGTTCATTGTTTCTGGAGAATTGTTAAAGCCATTTGACATCCTTTTGGATTTGGAACACGTTAAAAGTTGATATCCCATATTTAGAAAGGTTTTTCACACAATCTTGCTGCTAAATTTGCAGTGACATGGGTGATGGCGATGGCGATGg from Mangifera indica cultivar Alphonso chromosome 8, CATAS_Mindica_2.1, whole genome shotgun sequence includes:
- the LOC123223893 gene encoding LOW QUALITY PROTEIN: transcription factor MYC2-like (The sequence of the model RefSeq protein was modified relative to this genomic sequence to represent the inferred CDS: deleted 2 bases in 1 codon) is translated as MTDYRLPPAVNLWTDDNGSVMEAFMTSDLTGLWPPSQSSASTPTPSKTHLPSSSQPFNQDTLQQRLQQLIEGARESWTYAIFWQSSCDYSGASLLGWGDGYYKGEGEKGKAKIKASSAVEQEHRKKVLRELNSLISGSTATTDDSVDEEVTDTEWFFLISMTQSFFVNGGGLPGQAFFSGSPVWVCGPERLLNSGCERARQGQMFGLQTMVCIPLANGVVELGSTEVIVQNSDLMNKVRFLFNFNGGYGFLALFLPNPDQGENDPSSWINDPTSTVFDIKDSAGVGAPAIGSGSGSVANNNPQISKGIQFENPTSTSLTESPSGISLQQQQIQQSQTFFSKELNFSEYAYDNRNGNSHLLKPESGEILNFSESKRSGNNLFSNNSHFGAEDSNKKKRSPTSLGSNDEGMLSFTSGVILPSSGVVKSSGGGGDSDHSDLEASVVKEVDSSRIVEPEKKPRKRGRKPANGREEPLNHVEAERQRREKLNQRFYALRAVVPNVSKMDKASLLGDAISYINELKNKLQNAEADKEDLQNQLESMKREFGGGKESRPGPTTSDQDLKMSNHASKLIDMDIEVRIIGLDAMIRIQSSKKNHPAAKLMAALKELDLEVHHASMSVVNELMIQQATVKIGSRFYSQEQLKNILAAKVGDNR